Proteins encoded within one genomic window of Aerococcus viridans:
- the dnaN gene encoding DNA polymerase III subunit beta — translation MKFSINRSVFIQNLTDVQRAISSRTTIPVLTGVKISVKEEGLYLTGSDATISIEAFIDAKDDDNKLKIEATGDIVLPSRFLGEIVKKLPSDMMNLEVVENFQTEITSDRASFTLNGINGSEYPRLPEIDAKQTYALPTDTFKQVVNQTIISVSNQEIRPIFTGIHFEIGNGELKAVATDSHRLSQRIMPLTMPEVAGDTVLDINIPGRSLQELIRIVDSNEDIEMMVTDNQVLFKARNIYLYSRLLEGNYPNTDRLLPNDHSTIIEVAASELVNAVERALILSHEGKNNVVRLNISDQDIILSSQSAEVGNVEEEINVVKAEGEALEISFNPDYLREALKSFGQQNVQIGFQSSSHPFTLLPSDQTDNFNFVQLITPIRTPRG, via the coding sequence ATGAAATTTTCTATTAATCGTTCTGTTTTTATTCAAAATTTGACGGACGTTCAAAGAGCCATAAGTTCAAGAACAACAATACCTGTTTTGACAGGTGTTAAAATCTCAGTTAAAGAAGAAGGTCTTTACTTAACTGGTTCTGATGCAACGATTTCTATTGAGGCATTTATCGATGCTAAAGATGATGACAATAAATTAAAAATTGAAGCCACTGGTGATATTGTCTTACCATCTCGTTTCTTAGGTGAAATAGTGAAGAAATTACCATCAGATATGATGAATTTAGAAGTTGTTGAAAACTTCCAAACAGAAATCACTTCTGACCGTGCATCATTTACATTAAATGGGATTAATGGTAGTGAATACCCACGTTTACCTGAAATCGATGCAAAACAAACTTACGCATTACCAACAGATACCTTTAAACAAGTGGTCAACCAAACCATTATTTCTGTATCTAACCAAGAAATTCGCCCTATTTTCACTGGGATTCATTTTGAAATTGGGAATGGTGAGTTAAAAGCAGTTGCAACTGACTCTCATCGTTTAAGTCAACGCATTATGCCGTTAACAATGCCAGAAGTAGCTGGTGATACAGTGTTAGATATCAATATTCCAGGTCGTTCATTACAAGAATTAATCCGTATTGTAGATAGTAATGAAGACATTGAGATGATGGTGACAGACAATCAAGTATTGTTTAAAGCTCGTAATATTTACCTATACTCTCGTTTACTAGAAGGTAACTACCCGAATACAGACCGTTTATTACCTAATGACCACTCAACAATTATTGAAGTGGCAGCGAGTGAATTAGTGAATGCTGTTGAACGTGCTTTGATTTTAAGTCACGAAGGTAAAAATAATGTGGTTCGTTTGAATATTTCAGACCAAGATATTATTTTATCTAGTCAATCTGCTGAAGTTGGGAATGTAGAAGAAGAAATCAATGTAGTGAAAGCTGAAGGGGAAGCTTTAGAAATTTCCTTCAACCCTGATTACTTACGTGAAGCGTTGAAATCATTTGGTCAACAAAATGTACAAATTGGCTTCCAGTCATCTTCACACCCCTTCACCCTATTACCAAGTGACCAAACTGATAACTTCAATTTCGTTCAATTGATTACCCCAATTCGTACACCAAGAGGTTAA
- the yaaA gene encoding S4 domain-containing protein YaaA yields the protein MAEIVKIKTAYITLSQLLKISGAIGTGGEAKWYLQENDVVVDGEIDNRRGRKLYPGMVIAIPNEGEFIIESHEAHGDGHAAE from the coding sequence ATGGCTGAAATCGTAAAAATTAAAACAGCATATATTACATTGAGTCAGTTATTAAAAATTTCTGGTGCGATAGGTACTGGCGGAGAAGCGAAATGGTATCTACAAGAAAATGATGTCGTTGTAGACGGTGAAATTGATAACCGACGTGGACGTAAATTGTATCCAGGTATGGTTATTGCAATACCGAATGAAGGTGAATTTATCATCGAAAGCCATGAAGCGCATGGTGATGGACATGCAGCTGAATGA
- the recF gene encoding DNA replication/repair protein RecF (All proteins in this family for which functions are known are DNA-binding proteins that assist the filamentation of RecA onto DNA for the initiation of recombination or recombinational repair.), which produces MQLNDIKLKDFRNYEDLTVTFSPGVNVFIGENAQGKTSLLEAIYMMSLARSHRTANEKDTIHWKQDFARIEGSISTRTNPDLPLALTITKSGKRAKVNHLNQNRMSDYIGKLNVVLFAPEDLELIKGAPQLRRKFIDMELGQMSPKYLYESVQYNRLLKQRNAYLKQLLYKETQDQIYLDILTEQLAASATHVIYQRLRFVDQLESWAKPIHSNISHGLEELTLAYRGPSELTLDMTEDAIYQQLMTKFKEKKDHEFARGVTLVGPHRDDLTFKVNGRDVQKFGSQGQQRTTVLSMKLAEIECMHEVLGEYPILLLDDVLSELDDERQTHLLKSIQSKVQTFLTTTSLDGIQRELIEEPRVFNIDAGAIVE; this is translated from the coding sequence ATGCAGCTGAATGACATTAAGTTAAAAGACTTCAGAAATTATGAAGATCTAACAGTCACATTTTCTCCTGGGGTGAACGTCTTTATTGGCGAGAATGCCCAGGGGAAAACATCTTTATTAGAGGCTATTTATATGATGTCACTGGCAAGAAGTCACCGTACGGCCAATGAAAAAGATACCATCCATTGGAAACAAGACTTTGCGCGTATTGAAGGTAGTATATCAACGAGAACGAATCCAGATTTACCACTAGCGCTAACCATTACGAAATCTGGTAAACGCGCAAAAGTGAACCATTTAAACCAAAATCGGATGAGTGATTATATTGGCAAATTGAATGTGGTCCTTTTTGCCCCGGAAGATTTAGAACTGATTAAAGGTGCCCCGCAACTTAGACGAAAGTTTATTGATATGGAACTTGGGCAAATGAGCCCGAAGTACCTGTATGAGTCGGTTCAATATAATCGATTATTAAAACAACGAAATGCCTACCTCAAGCAATTATTATATAAAGAAACCCAAGATCAAATTTATTTAGATATTCTCACTGAACAGTTAGCGGCGTCTGCTACCCATGTTATTTACCAACGGCTACGTTTTGTAGACCAACTGGAATCATGGGCTAAACCCATCCATTCAAACATTTCACATGGGCTTGAAGAGTTGACTTTAGCTTATCGTGGTCCAAGTGAGTTGACTTTAGATATGACTGAAGATGCCATTTACCAGCAGTTGATGACGAAATTTAAAGAGAAGAAAGACCATGAATTTGCCAGAGGGGTTACTTTAGTTGGTCCACATCGGGATGATTTGACCTTTAAGGTGAATGGCCGTGATGTGCAGAAATTTGGTTCCCAAGGACAGCAACGGACGACTGTATTGAGTATGAAATTAGCAGAAATCGAATGCATGCATGAAGTTTTAGGGGAATACCCTATTTTACTATTGGATGACGTACTCAGTGAATTAGATGATGAGCGGCAAACCCACTTATTGAAGTCTATACAGTCGAAAGTCCAAACCTTTTTAACAACAACAAGTTTAGATGGTATTCAAAGAGAATTAATTGAAGAACCAAGGGTTTTCAATATTGATGCAGGCGCGATAGTGGAATAA
- the gyrB gene encoding DNA topoisomerase (ATP-hydrolyzing) subunit B yields MAKKRELAKDYDASQIQVLEGLEAVRKRPGMYIGSTSASGLHHLVWEIVDNSIDEALAGFAGHIQVTIEKDNSITVVDDGRGIPVDIQSNTGRPAVETVFTVLHAGGKFGGGGYKVSGGLHGVGASVVNALSEWLHVYVHKNGRIYHQEFRQGAIVSDVEQTGDTDTHGTVVHFKPDAEIFTETTTFEFEVLNRRVRELAFLNKGLRISLMDARSENHKTASYHYEGGIKEYIEYMNKDKDVLFEQPIYLEDEQDGIEVEVALQYTDGFHSNILSFANNIHTFEGGMHESGAKTALTRVINNYARSQKLIKENEDNLTGEDVREGITLIVSIRHPDPQFEGQTKMKLGNSEVRTITDNLFATHFETFLLENPQIARRIVDKGTVASKARLAAKRAREMTRKKSGLEISNLPGKLADCSSRNPEESELFIVEGNSAGGSAKQGRSRHFQAILPIRGKILNVEKASMDRILSNEEIRSLFTAMGTGWQNDFDITKARYHKLVIMTDADVDGAHIRALLLTLIYRYMRPILDAGYVYIAVPPLYQVRQGKKIVYLDTDKQLEEYLQTIPATPKPAIQRYKGLGEMDAEQLWETTMDPANRTLLQVNVDDAVEADKIINMLMGDHVEPRRDFIEENATYANIDL; encoded by the coding sequence ATGGCCAAAAAACGCGAATTGGCTAAAGACTATGATGCTAGCCAAATTCAAGTATTGGAAGGTCTAGAAGCTGTACGTAAGCGTCCAGGGATGTATATCGGGTCAACTTCAGCTAGTGGTTTACACCATTTAGTATGGGAGATTGTCGATAACTCAATTGATGAGGCCCTAGCAGGATTTGCGGGTCACATCCAAGTCACCATTGAAAAAGATAATTCTATAACAGTTGTCGATGATGGTCGCGGGATTCCCGTTGATATCCAGTCAAATACCGGTCGTCCAGCGGTAGAAACAGTCTTTACTGTCCTACATGCCGGTGGTAAATTCGGCGGTGGCGGGTATAAAGTATCCGGCGGTCTTCACGGGGTTGGGGCCTCTGTTGTAAACGCCCTTTCTGAATGGTTGCATGTATATGTCCATAAAAATGGCCGCATCTACCACCAAGAATTCCGCCAAGGCGCTATTGTGTCGGATGTTGAACAAACTGGTGATACAGATACCCATGGTACGGTTGTGCATTTTAAACCGGATGCAGAGATTTTTACCGAGACAACCACCTTTGAATTTGAAGTTTTAAACCGACGTGTCCGTGAGTTAGCCTTCTTGAATAAGGGCTTAAGGATTTCTTTAATGGATGCTAGATCAGAAAACCATAAAACAGCTTCTTACCACTATGAAGGTGGGATTAAAGAATATATTGAGTACATGAATAAAGATAAAGATGTTTTATTTGAACAACCGATTTATCTTGAAGATGAGCAAGATGGGATTGAAGTAGAGGTAGCTTTACAATACACGGATGGCTTCCACTCAAATATCTTAAGCTTTGCGAATAATATCCATACTTTTGAAGGTGGTATGCATGAATCAGGAGCAAAGACCGCTCTTACACGTGTGATTAACAACTATGCTCGCTCGCAAAAGTTAATTAAAGAAAATGAAGATAATTTAACTGGGGAAGATGTGCGTGAAGGGATCACCTTAATTGTATCTATTCGCCACCCAGACCCACAGTTTGAAGGTCAAACCAAAATGAAATTGGGAAACTCTGAAGTTCGAACGATTACCGATAATTTATTTGCGACGCATTTTGAAACGTTCCTACTAGAGAATCCGCAAATTGCCCGCCGTATTGTCGATAAAGGTACTGTTGCGTCTAAGGCTCGTCTAGCTGCTAAGCGGGCACGTGAAATGACCCGTAAAAAATCAGGCCTAGAGATTTCTAACCTACCTGGTAAATTAGCCGACTGCTCAAGCCGTAATCCAGAAGAATCTGAATTATTCATCGTTGAGGGGAACTCGGCCGGCGGATCAGCGAAACAAGGCCGTTCACGTCACTTCCAAGCTATCTTGCCGATTCGAGGTAAAATCTTGAACGTTGAAAAAGCATCGATGGACAGAATTTTATCTAATGAAGAAATCCGTTCATTATTTACGGCAATGGGTACAGGTTGGCAAAATGATTTCGACATCACCAAGGCACGTTACCACAAATTGGTTATTATGACTGATGCCGATGTCGATGGTGCCCACATCCGTGCCTTACTATTAACCTTAATTTACCGTTATATGCGCCCTATCTTGGATGCTGGCTATGTCTATATCGCAGTGCCACCTTTATACCAAGTCCGTCAAGGTAAAAAGATTGTCTACCTAGATACTGACAAGCAATTAGAAGAATACCTACAAACTATACCAGCAACACCAAAACCAGCCATCCAACGTTATAAAGGTTTGGGTGAAATGGACGCTGAACAACTTTGGGAAACTACAATGGACCCAGCTAATAGAACATTATTACAAGTAAACGTAGACGATGCAGTAGAAGCAGACAAAATCATCAATATGTTGATGGGTGACCACGTTGAACCAAGACGTGACTTCATCGAAGAGAATGCTACCTACGCCAACATCGATTTATAG
- the gyrA gene encoding DNA gyrase subunit A produces MSEEIKEQFPQREISQEMRTSFLDYAMSVIVARALPDVRDGLKPVHRRILYGMNELGVTSDKPYKKSARIVGDVMGKYHPHGDSAIYESMVRMAQDFSYRYMLVDGHGNFGSVDGDQAAAMRYTEARMSKIAHEMVRDMNKDTVDFIPNYDGEEREPEVLPARFPNLLVNGTTGIAVGMTTNIPTHNLSEVIGAIKILMQNADATTNELMEALPGPDFPTGGIVIGKSGIRKAYETGKGTIIVRAKLDIETLSSGKERIIVHEIPYMVNKAKLVERIAELARDKRVEGITAVRDESGREGMRVVIECRKDASASVIVNNLYKYTQLQTNFGINMVAIVNGVPRTLSLKEILQNYLLHQEEVIRRRSIFEKNKAEARAHILEGLQIALDHIDEIVNILRTSRSGDEAKARFIEDYKLSDKQSQAILDMRLVRLTGLEREKIDKEHAELMAQIDYLNQVLGSETMRYQIIYDELIEIESKFGDDRRTELMVGEIHNIDDEDLIEESNVIVTLTQNGYIKRIDDVEFRAQNRGGTGVKGMSMNDDDFVETMLSTSTHDSVLFFTNTGRVFHSKGYEIPEFGRAAKGIPVVNLLNLQQDETVQAMINVTPIEDAEVKEHLLFVTKNGTVKRTNASDYFNIRNNGLIALKLAEGDELVKVVLTSGDDNIIIASRDGYAVSFQETNVRSMGRTATGVRGIRLNDGDQVVGMSVLGPDDNVLVVTEKGYGKQTPASEYGIKNRGGKGVKTINVTEKNGILVGLTTVSGEEDIMLMTNQGIAIRFHAKNISQTGRATQGVRLIRLAEDSYVSAIAKVEAIEEALAATPLENKTAIDAQLADEPSDEMISRMQEFADDALSDQEETED; encoded by the coding sequence ATGAGTGAAGAAATTAAAGAACAATTCCCACAACGTGAGATATCGCAAGAAATGCGGACGTCATTTCTTGACTACGCCATGTCAGTTATTGTGGCTCGTGCCCTACCGGATGTCCGTGATGGCTTAAAACCCGTTCACCGTCGTATCCTTTATGGAATGAATGAATTAGGGGTAACCTCAGATAAACCCTATAAAAAATCCGCCCGTATCGTTGGGGACGTAATGGGTAAATACCATCCGCATGGGGATTCAGCTATCTATGAATCAATGGTGCGTATGGCCCAAGACTTCTCTTACCGCTACATGCTAGTGGATGGTCACGGGAACTTCGGTTCAGTCGATGGTGACCAAGCCGCAGCTATGCGTTATACCGAAGCACGTATGAGTAAGATTGCCCACGAAATGGTTCGTGACATGAATAAAGATACCGTTGATTTTATCCCTAACTATGACGGTGAAGAGCGTGAGCCAGAAGTATTACCAGCTCGCTTTCCTAACCTATTAGTAAACGGGACAACCGGTATCGCAGTTGGGATGACCACCAATATCCCAACCCATAACCTAAGCGAAGTCATCGGCGCCATTAAAATTTTAATGCAGAACGCTGACGCAACAACCAACGAATTGATGGAGGCTTTACCAGGACCAGACTTCCCAACCGGTGGTATTGTCATCGGGAAATCAGGTATCCGTAAGGCTTATGAGACTGGAAAAGGGACAATCATTGTCCGTGCTAAATTAGACATTGAAACCTTGTCTTCAGGTAAAGAACGGATTATCGTTCATGAAATTCCTTACATGGTGAACAAGGCTAAATTAGTCGAACGTATCGCTGAACTAGCTCGCGACAAACGGGTAGAAGGGATCACCGCTGTACGTGACGAATCTGGTCGTGAAGGTATGCGTGTCGTTATTGAATGCCGTAAAGATGCCAGCGCATCTGTAATCGTTAATAACCTTTACAAATACACGCAATTACAAACAAACTTCGGTATTAACATGGTAGCCATTGTAAATGGTGTACCACGTACCCTAAGCTTGAAAGAAATTCTACAAAACTACCTACTTCACCAAGAAGAAGTTATCCGTCGTCGTTCGATTTTCGAGAAAAACAAGGCTGAAGCGCGTGCCCACATCCTAGAAGGGTTGCAAATTGCCTTAGACCATATCGACGAAATTGTGAATATCTTACGTACATCACGTTCAGGTGACGAAGCGAAAGCCCGTTTTATCGAGGACTACAAGCTATCAGATAAACAATCGCAAGCTATCTTAGACATGCGTCTAGTTCGTCTAACTGGTTTAGAACGTGAGAAAATTGATAAAGAACACGCCGAATTAATGGCGCAAATCGACTACTTAAACCAAGTATTAGGATCTGAAACAATGCGTTACCAAATCATTTACGATGAATTAATTGAAATCGAAAGTAAATTCGGTGATGACCGTCGTACAGAGTTAATGGTTGGTGAAATCCACAATATCGATGATGAAGACCTGATTGAAGAAAGTAACGTGATTGTTACCTTAACGCAAAACGGGTATATCAAACGTATTGATGATGTAGAATTTAGAGCTCAAAATCGTGGAGGTACGGGTGTTAAGGGGATGAGTATGAACGACGATGACTTCGTTGAAACCATGTTATCTACCTCAACCCACGACTCAGTCCTATTCTTCACCAACACTGGTCGCGTATTCCACTCTAAAGGTTATGAAATTCCAGAGTTTGGTCGTGCAGCAAAAGGGATTCCAGTTGTTAACCTGCTAAATCTACAACAAGACGAAACTGTTCAAGCAATGATCAACGTGACCCCAATTGAAGACGCAGAAGTAAAAGAACACTTATTATTCGTAACGAAAAACGGTACTGTAAAACGTACCAATGCAAGTGACTACTTCAATATCCGTAACAATGGGTTAATCGCCTTGAAACTAGCTGAAGGCGATGAATTAGTGAAAGTTGTCTTAACTAGTGGTGATGACAACATTATTATCGCGTCCCGAGATGGTTATGCCGTAAGTTTCCAAGAAACAAACGTCCGTAGCATGGGTCGTACCGCTACAGGTGTTCGCGGTATTCGTTTAAATGACGGCGATCAAGTGGTTGGTATGTCCGTACTTGGACCAGATGATAATGTATTAGTGGTTACTGAAAAAGGTTACGGTAAACAAACACCAGCCAGCGAATATGGTATTAAAAACCGTGGTGGTAAAGGGGTTAAAACCATTAATGTTACCGAGAAGAATGGTATCTTAGTTGGTTTAACAACCGTTTCAGGAGAAGAAGACATCATGTTAATGACGAATCAAGGTATAGCTATTCGTTTCCATGCGAAAAATATTTCGCAAACAGGCCGGGCAACACAAGGGGTGCGTTTAATCCGTCTAGCTGAAGATTCATATGTATCAGCAATTGCTAAAGTAGAAGCAATTGAAGAAGCATTAGCAGCAACACCACTAGAAAATAAAACTGCTATTGATGCCCAATTAGCAGATGAACCCTCTGATGAAATGATTTCTCGTATGCAAGAATTCGCAGACGATGCCCTATCTGACCAAGAAGAAACAGAAGACTAA
- the rpsF gene encoding 30S ribosomal protein S6 — MSENTTKYEVLYIIRPDMEEASKKALVEQFDQILTSNGVTINESKDWAKRRLAYEINDYKEGIYHLVDMEADDAEGINEFDRLAKINDNILRHMITKIED, encoded by the coding sequence ATGAGTGAAAACACTACTAAATACGAAGTTTTATACATTATTCGTCCTGATATGGAAGAAGCGTCTAAAAAAGCTTTGGTTGAACAATTCGATCAAATCTTAACTTCAAACGGTGTAACAATTAATGAATCTAAAGACTGGGCAAAACGTCGTCTTGCATATGAAATCAACGATTACAAAGAGGGTATCTACCACTTAGTTGATATGGAAGCTGACGATGCGGAAGGAATCAACGAATTCGACCGTCTTGCCAAAATCAATGACAATATCTTACGTCATATGATTACTAAAATCGAAGACTAA